The Balneolaceae bacterium genome segment TGACGGGCAACCTGGTGGCCTTCGCCTACCTGTGCGAGGGCTTCGTCGCCTGGTACAGCGGCTACATCTACGAGCAGGGTATCTTCTGGCTCTACGCCACCGGCCCCTACGCATGGGCCTTCTATATACTGATGTTCTGCAACGTGATCACCCCGCAGTTCCTCTGGTCGAAGAGCATCAGACGCAACGTGGCCATCACCTTCGTGATCTCCATCATCGTGAACATCGGCATGTGGTTCGAGCGCTTCATGATCGCCGTGGTATCGCTTTCCACCGACTTCATGCCCTCCAACTGGGATTACTACTCCCCCACCATGTGGGACATTTCGATCTACGTCGGCACCTTCGGACTCTTTTTCACCTGCTTCCTGCTTTTCCTGCGCTACCTGCCGATGGTCGCCATCGCCGAGGTCAAGGGCGCCATGCCCCAGGCCAACCCGCACAACTACGACGAGGAGAGCGGGGAATTCGATCCGAGCAGCGTGGAACCGAAGCTCGTTGAGGTCGCACAGCAAGAGCAAACCGCCTAAAACGCCGCACCATGAAAGCCAACGACACGAAACTATACGGCATCCTGGCCGAGTTCCGCAATCCCAAGGAGTTGACGGATGCGGCCGAGGCCGTCGAACGCTCCGGCTACAGGGACTACGACACCTACGCCCCCTTCCCCATCCACGGGATGGAGAAGGCCATGGCCCTCAAGAACTCCCCCCTGGGATGGATTGTGCTGGTCGGGGGACTGACAGGCATGATCGGGGCCCTGGCCCTGATGATCTGGGTGATGGGCTACGAATACCCCATGAACATCAGCGGGAAGCCCTACATCAACTTTCCCATCTACGTACCCATCACCTTCGAGCTGACCGTGCTCTTTTCGGCCTTTGCGGCCACCTTCGGCATGCTGGCGATGAACGGACTTCCGCGCCTGCACAACCCGCTGTTCAACGTGGAGCGCTTCAAGAAGGCTTCGGACGACGGTTTCTTCATCTGCATCGAGGCCACCGACGACCTCTTCGCCGAGGAGAAAGTCTCCAAGCTCTTCAGCGACCAGGGGGCCACCCACATTGAGACCGTCTACGAATCGGAATAGCCACATGTTCAACACGCAACCGCACCCGATGAATCGATCCAAGCTTGTACTCCTGGCCGCCCTGGCACTTCCCCTGGTGCTGGCATCCTGCCGTGGACAGATCTCCGAGAAGGAGCCCATCCACCCCAACATGAACATGGACCAGCAGAATCGCTTCGAAGCCCAGGAGAGCAATCCCTTTTTCGAGGACAACCGCTCCATGCGCATGCCGGTGGAGGGCACCGTGGCCCGCGGCAACCTGCGCGCCGACAAGGCCTACTACCAGGGCATCAACCCCGACAGCTCCTTCGTCGAGGAGATGCCCGTGGAGCTGAGCCGCGAGCTTCTGAACAGGGGACAGCGCCAGTACAACGTCTACTGCAGCGTCTGCCACGGCGTTACCGGGGCGGGCAACGGCATTATCATGGAGGGGCAGTACGGCTTCGTGCCGGCCCCCACCTTCCATATGGATCGCATCCGCGACCTGCCGGACGGCCATCTCTATTCGGTCATCGCCAACGGCATACGCACCATGCCCGGCTACGGCCACCAGGTCAAGGTGGAGGACCGCTGGGCCATCGTGGCCTACCTGCGCGCCCTGCAGCGCAGCCAGAATGTGAGCGAGGAGGAGATGCAGCAGTACGAGGTGGACCTGGCCGCCCTCCAGCAGGAATACGCCGCGCGCATGCAGGCCGAGCAGGAACGGGAGGCCGCCGCCTCGGCCGGCGAGGAGATCTCCGCCGAGCGCGGACAGCAGCTCTTCACGCAGAACGGCTGCCAGGGCTGCCACTCCATCGACGGCAGCGACGGGGTGGGTCCCACCCACCAGAACCTCTTCGGGCGCACCGAGACCATGGAGGACGGCTCCACCGTGACGGTCGACTCCGCCTACGTGCACGATTCCATCGTAAATCCCTCCGAACAAATCGTGGAGGGCTACCAGCCGGTCATGGTTCCCTACGACTACCTGAGCGAAGCGGAGATCGCCTCCATCATCGCCTACCTGCGAACCCTCAGCGATAACCAGTAAGCACCCGATTCCGCCATGAGCAACGTCAAAATCACCGACAACCTGGATTTCCCGGCCGAACTGAATCCCACAAGGAGCCTGTTCGGCGTGGGCGTGGTTGCCCTTATTGCCACCGCGGTCGGCTACTTTTTGGACCACGACCAGTTTTTCTTCTCCTACCTGGTGAGCTTTGCCTTCTACTCCAGCATCGGGCTGGCCTGCCTCTTTTTTGTGATGCTGCAGCACGTGACCCGCTCCCACTGGAGCGTGGCCCTGCGCCGCATTCCCGAGGCCTTCTCCTCCAACCTCTGGATCTGGGGCCTTTTCATTATTCCCGTGCTGCTGGGCATGCACTCCCTCTACCACTGGACCCACGCCGATGCGGTCGCCGCCGACCCGGTACTCCAGGGCAAGGTCCCCTACCTGAACACCCCTTTCTTCATTGCGCGCCAGGTGCTCTACTTTGCCATATGGAGCTTCCTGGGCTACCGCCTCTACAGGAAATCCGTCGAAATGGACGAGACGGGCGACTGGGGACTGCAGACCCTGCTCCGGCGGACCAGCGGACCGGGAATCTTCGTTTTCGGCATCACCTTCGCCTTCGCCAGCTTCGACTGGATGATGTCCCTCGATCCCCACTGGTACTCCACCATGTTCGGCGTCTACTATTTCGCCATGAGCTTCCAGGCCTTCTTCGCCATGATGATCCTGCTGGTGCTCTTCCTCTGGAAGCGCGGCCTGCTGACCGACACCCTGCAGAAGGGACACCTCTACGACCTGTCGGTGCAGATGTTCGGCTTTACCATATTCTACGCCTACATCGCTTTTTCCCAGTTCCTGCTGATCTACTACGCCAACATTCCCGAAGAGACCGTCTGGTTCCTGGAGCGCCTGCAGGGCGGCTACCAGTACCTGGCCTGGTTCTACCTCTTCGGCCGATTTGTAATTCCCTTCGTAGTGCTTCTGCCTAAGTGGGTCAAGACCAACACTCGGATCGTGAGCACCGTCTCCGTGCTGATTCTCGTCTCCCACCTGGTGGAGCTCTACTGGATCATCATGCCGGTGCTCAACGAACACGGCTTCCATTTTAACTGGATGACCCTCACCGCCCTGCTGGGACTCGGAGGCGTTTTCCTGGGCTTCTTTTTCCATCGCTACGCCCAGGGCAAGATGGTGCCGTTGAAAGACCCACGCCTGGCGGATTCGCTGGACAAACACTGATCGAACGAACCTAAGCACAACACCATGGCTGGTACCGAACACTATTCTGCTGATTTTAAACGCACCGTGGCCCGGGAGGCCCTGGACCAGGACCGTGAAAACCTGGACCGCCTCTCCGAAAAGCACGGCGTGCCGGTCTCTCTTATACTCACCTGGGCCGTGGAATTGGAGAAACACGGGGAGGACGCATTTGCCGACTCCGGCGAGGATGCCGGCGCCCGGGACGCCTCCGAGGCAGTTGGCCCGGACCACCAGACCGGCACGGAGACCTGGGAACTGGAGATCGAAAACGAAGACGTGGCCGCCGGCGCCAGTGAGGGTGCCATGCTTGACCGCCTCAACTACAAGAGGCTCATTTTCTGGAGTGTTTTCGGCATGGTTCTCGTTGTGATCTTCACCGTGGCACTCTTCGAATTGTACCAGTACAACACCCAGCTCGTGCGCGAGCGCGTCTCGGCCGGCAGCGAATACTACGAGGTCAACGAGCTCCGCAGGCAGGGTGAGGATCAACTATCAGAATTCGGTGTGGTGGATCCCGAAGCGGGCATCTACCACATTCCCATTGACAGCGCCATGAACCAGATGGTGCAGCAAAACAACTGAGAAGCAACCCCATGAAGTATGTAGGACATGTTCTGCTTGTCGCGGTCCTGTTCCTGCATCCTGAGTATGTTTTCGGCCAGCTTAACCAGCAGCAACCCCGCGAACTTCAGAATGTAGGCATCGAGGAGCGGCTCGGCGAAAAGATCCCCCTGGATCTTCGCTTCGCCGACGCCGAGGGCGACTCCGTCACCCTCGGCCAGCTGATGCAGCAGGGCAAGCCCGTGCTGCTGAACCCGGTCTATTACGAATGTCCACAGCTCTGCACGCTGGTCATCGAGGCCGTGCTTCGCGGGGTGGAGGAGGTTACCTGGAATCCCGGGGACGACTACACCATCGTCACCTTCAGCATCGATCCCGGTGAGGGACCGGAGCTGGCGGCGCGCGAGAGACAGCGCATCCTTGAGAAACTGGGGCGCCGTGGCGCCGGCGAGGGCTGGCACTTCCTGACCGGCAAAGAGCCGGCCGTCCGCGCGCTGACCGAAGCCATCGGCTACAAGTACGAGAAACTGGAACGCAACGCCGAATACGCCCACGGGGCCGGCGTGATGTTTGCCAGTCCGCAGGGCGTGCTTACGCGCTATCTCTACGGCATAAGTTTTACCGGTTTCAACTTCCGCAATGCCCTCTACGAGGCGGCCGACGGAAACATCGGGAGCACCGTAGAACAGGCCCTGCTCTACTGCTATTCCTACGACCCATCTTCTCAAAGTTACGTGCCCGTGGCATGGCGCATCATGAAGCTCGGCGCCTTGGTCGTCCTGCTATTTCTCGGTATATTTCTCGCCTTCATGTGGCTGAGAGAGGGGAAAAACAAGAGCAGGAGAGACTGGAGCCTCAGCGGCATCACCCGCATTGATGGTGACGAAGAAAACCCGATCATTGAAACGAAGATCATAGAAACGAATGCAAGCGATTAGCGATTTTTTCCTGCCCCCGGCCAAGTCCACTCTGGCCTCGCAGATGGACGCCGTATTCTGGTACGTCCACATCAGCAGCCTGATCTTCACCATCGGGGTGCTTGCGGCCATCGGCTGGTTCATCTGGAAGTACCGCCGCCGTTCCGATAACGACGTCACCCCGGTAATCACCCACAACAGCGCCCTGGAGGTCACCTGGTCGGTCATACCCCTGGTGCTCTGCCTGATCTGTTTCGGATGGGGCTTCAAGGCCTTCCAGGATTTCCGTACCGTACCCGACGACGCCTACGAGGTGAACGTGACCGGGCAAAAATGGACCTGGCAGTTCAGCTACGCCAACGGGGCCAGCACCGTGGGCGAGTTGCACGTACCCGCCGACCGCCCCGTCAAGCTGGTCATGACTTCCCGCGACGTTATCCACTCCTTTTATGTGCCCGATTACCGCATTAAGCAGGACGTGGTGCCCAACCGCTACACCGAGCTCTGGTTCGAGGCCAAGGAGCCGGGCGAGTCGGTGGTATTCTGCACCGAATACTGCGGTACGGACCACTCCAACATGATGGCCCAGGTGATCGTCCACAGCCCTGAAGAGTTTGAGAACTGGCTGGCTTCCAACGCCGGGGGCGCCTCCCAGCCCGACGACCTGTCACAGGCCGAATGGGGCGAGCAGATCTCCCAGCAGTACGCCTGCATGACCTGCCACGTTCCCGACGGCAGCGGCCAGGCCCCCTCCTGGGACGGCCTGTTCGGCAGCACCGAGACGCTGTCGGACGGCTCCACGGTGGAGGTGGACGAAAACTACATCCGCGAGTCCATCCTGGAGCCCAACGCCAAGGTCGTGGAGGGTTACAACGAGGGACTGATGAATACCTACCAGGGCACCCTCAACGAAGACCAGATTACGGCCATCATCGAATACATGAAAACGCTGAACAACTGACACATGGCATCTGCAGAAGCGAGTAAAAATTCCAAGAAAGTACAGGTCCGCCGCTACAAGCCGGAGGAGGATCCCAAGGAGCACTATCTGAATACGGATACGGGCATCTGGAACTGGCTCACCACGGTCGATCACAAGAAGATCGGCCTGCTCTACCTGATGGCGCTGTCCGTCTTCTTCCTTGCCGGCGGCCTGCTGGCCCTGGGCATCCGCATTGAGCTGTGGGACCCCGCGGCCAACGTTTATCCAGGCCGACACCTACAACCAGCTCTTCACGCTGCACGGCGCGATCATGATTTTCCTCTTCCTGGTCCCCGCCGTACCGGCCATCCTGGGCAACTTCATCCTGCCCATCCACGTGGGGGCGAAGGACGTGGCCTTCCCCAGGATTAACCTGGCCAGTTTCTACGTATACTGCGGGGGCGCGCTCTTGATGCTCACCGCCATCATCTCCGGCGGGGTGGACACCGGCTGGACCTTCTACACCCCCTACTCCTCAACGACCGAAGGGGCGGTGACCTGGATGACCTTCGGGGTCTTCGTCATCGGCTTTTCGTCCATTATGACGGGCCTAAACTTTATCGTGACCATCCACAAGATGCGCGCGCCCGGCATCACATGGGACAAGCTCTCGCTTTTCTGCTGGTCGCTCTACGCCACCAGCATCATCCAGATCCTGGCCACGCCCGTGCTGGCCATCACCCTGCTGCTGCTCGCCATGGAACGCGTGCTGGGCATCGGCATCTTCGATCCCGCACTGGGCGGCGACCCGGTGCTCTACCAGCACTTCTTCTGGTTCTACTCGCACCCGGCCGTGTACATCATGATCGTGCCCGGCTTCGGGGTGGTCTCCGAGATCATCTCCACCTTTTCCAAGAAAACCATCTTCGGCTACTGGGCCATCGCCCTGTCATCGCTCGCCATCGCCTTCATCAGCTTCCTGGTCTGGGGCCACCACATGTTCGTCTCCGGCCAGGCCGACCTCGCCTCCATCGTCTTCTCCTTCCTCACCTTCCTGGTGGGCATCCCGACGGGCATCAAGATGTTCAACTGGCTGGCCACCATGTACAAGGGATCCATCTCCCTGCAGACGCCCCTGCTGTACATACTCGGGTTTTTCTTCCTGTTCACGGTGGGCGGGCTGACCGGCATCGCGCTGGCCACCCTCTCCATCGACGTGCACCTGCACGACACCTACTACGTGGTCGCCCACTTCCACTTCGTGATGGTGGGAGGCATGGTGATGGCCTTCCTCGGGGGGCTCCACTACTGGTGGCCCAAGATGTTCGGGGTCATGTACAACCAGACGCTGGCCAAAATCGCCTGCGGACTGATCTTCCTGGGCTTCAACGTCACCTTCCTGCCGCAGTTCGTGATGGGCTCGCTCGGCATGCCGCGGCGCTATTTCACCTACATCGACCAGTTCCAGCCCTTCCACCAGGTCTCGACCATAGGGTCCTTCATCCTGGGCATCGGCTTCATGCTGGTATTCTATTACATGCTCAAAACCGTCTTCTTTGGAGGCGAAAAGGTCGGCCCCAATCCCTGGGGCAGCCGCGCTACCGAATGGCAGATCGCCTCCCCCGCGCCGGCGCATAATTTCGAGTACACGCCGGTCATGATTCACGGCCCCTACGACTACCACAAGCCCATGGCGGAATTTCAGCTCGGACTGGCCGGCGGCAACGGGCACGACCCTGCGCACGGGGCCAAGATCGAGGCCGGTCCCGATACCAAGGTAGAGGCAGAAGAGTAACAGCGAACCGACAAACGAATTTCAACCATGTCCAATCATTCCGAATCATCCTCGCATCCCGCTTTCCTGCAGCACCACTTTGTGAATGCGGAGCAGCAGTTCAACACCGCCAAGTTCGGGATGTGGGTGTTCCTGGCCACCGAGATCCTCATGTTCGGGGGACTCTTCGCCGCCTACATCATCTACCGGGTCTGGCACCCCGAGCTCTTTACGATGGCCTCCACCGAACTTAACACGCTCTGGGGAGGCGTCAACACCCTCGTGCTGATCGGGAGCTCCCTGACGGTGGCCATGGCCATCAAGTCGGCCCAACTCAACCAGATACGCAACATCGCCATCAACCTGGGCATCACCATTGCCCTGGCCTGCGTGTTCATGGTGATCAAGTACTTTGAGTACGAACACAAATTCCACCTGGGCATCTACCCGGGCGAATTTTATACTTTTGAGGGCATCGCTCATCCCGAAGGCCAACATCTTTTTCAGCCTCTACTACCTGATGACCGGTCTGCACGGCATTCACGTGCTCGTGGGCATCGGACTGATGACCTGGCTTCTGGTGCGAACCCTGAAAGGCCACTTCAACGCCGACTACTACACCCCGGTGGAGATCACCGGCCTCTACTGGCACCTGGTCGACATCATCTGGATCTTCCTCTTCCCGCTCTACTACCTGATCGACTGAGCGGGCGGGCTACACCAAAGGAATTGACGAACCGACAAAACGATATTCAGCCATGAGCGGACATCACATTTCCACCGATAAGATTCTCCTGGGCGTCGCCGGCGCGCTCTTTTTTCTCACCATCGTCACAGTAGGCGTGCACTACCTCGCCCTCCCCCACCCCTGGTCCATCCTGGTCGCCATGGCCGTCGCCGTGGCCAAAGCCGCCCTGGTGGTGCTCTTCTTTATGAACCTCTACTGGGATGAGCGCTTCAACTCTATGGTATTTGTCACCGCGCTGCTCTTCCTGGCACTGCTGGTAATACTGTCCATGCTGGACGTCTTCTTCCGCGCGCCGGTGCAGCCGGGATTTTAGACTAGTCCAGCCCCAGTCCCACTATCTGAAATCTCCTCACCACGCTGCCGGAATCGTCTGAGTTGTCCGCCAGGTAAAGCTGTCCGCTCCGATCCACCCAGAGGGGACGCTTGCGCTGGGTTATTCCCAGGTCCAGGGTGTCGGTGACCGTGTACCGGAGCAATTCGAGGGAGTCTGAAAAGTGCTCAATCACAAGCTGGGCTCCCTTCTGTTCCCGGCCGCCATCCGTACCGCTGTTCTCTCCTTCACTGCTTCCCGCATCCCCCTCACCCTCGGGAAAACGATAGGAAATATGCAGATAAGTCCCATCTCTCAAGGGGTACATGCCAAAGGTGACGGAATGTTGCATAATAATAGCACTCCGCCCACCCCTCATCATCAGCATGGCATCGATCCTGGGAGGCGGATCATCGCTCGACCCAAATTGAAGAGGCGGGTCGATGGTCTGGTATCCCTCTACGGCCCTCGCCCATTGATAGCCTTCCCCTTCGTCAGTATAAAGATGCAGCTTGCCCGCATAGGTGGATGGGATGAATACAAAAGCACGTTCTCCCGTCACAACAGCCTTACCCGCCTGATTGGTCAAAAATCTTTTTTCCATCTCATCCTCAAACCAGGGAATAACCCGTTCTGCCTCTCCAACACTCTCCTCAAGACGGGAAAAGTTCCGACTGACCACGTGTGCCATGCTCTGGCTCTCTTCGTTCCAACCGATGAGTACAAATCGGCCATCGGGTAATTCCCGAATCTGGACAATTCGGTTGATGCCGGGTGCTGGTTCGCTTCGGAGCACGTCTCCGGTTTGGTCAAACATGGTAAGGCGTGCGTTATCAAAATCGGCGGTTATCAGGCGATTGTTGCTGTCAACATACATGGCCGTGATATTCTGATGCTCACCGGGTCCCCTGCCCTCACCCCCCAGCGTTTGGATATACGTACCCTCACGGTCGAATTTATAAATCTCGTTAATACCGTCTGTGCCCACATACACATAGATGGCACCCTGCCGGTCCACGGCCAAGTCATTGACAAAGGTCAGAAAAGGTGCACTCCCTCCCTCATCTCCGCTGCTGATCACCAGGTTCTCGTGGAGGGTCATGGGCGTTCCCGGGTCGACGGCATCCTGCTCCTGCGGACGTTCCCCGCATGCCGAGAGAAGGAGTGTGGCAACCAGAAGCAGGAAGATATTATATCTTACAACAGACATTTGTATGGAGGTCGGTTCCGGCTTTCTTGCATACTAATCACTTAGTGATATTACGGACAATCACAGGAAAAAACATCCACTTTGTATTGTACTTACATTGTAATTACTTTACGGTGTATTACCATCAAATAGCGACACCATGAAAACCAAACTTATTCGCATTGGCAACTCCCAGGGCGTCCGAATCCCCAAGCCTCTGATCGAAGAGAGCGGGCTGTCAGGGGAAATTGAGATGATCTTGCGCGACGATGAAATCATCCTCCGTCCTGCCGAGGAAATCCGGAAAAACTGGGACGAGGCCTTCGAAGATATGGCCCGGGAAAACGATGACCGGCTGTTGGACCGGGAGGACACCGAAAAGCCCGGTAAATGGGATGAAGAGGAGTGGACATGGTAGCCAGCCAGACGGTCCGGCGTTTTGAGGTATATCTGATTTCACTCGGTCCGACGAAAGGGTCGGAAATCAGGAAAACCCGTCCCTGTCTGATCATCTCACCGGACGAAATGAACCGACATATAAGGACGGTGATCATCGCCCCCATGACCTCAACCATAAAAACGTATCCCTCGCGGATCACGACTACCTTCCAGGGTAAAAAGGGACAGATTGTATTGGACCAGATTCGGACAGTAGACAAATCACGACTCGTGAAAAAGCTGGGAACGATCAGTTCTGCGGCCGAAGATAAGGTACTTAGTCTCCTCCAAGAGATGTTTGCCTCTTGAGCCTCCCGCCTGCCCGATGCACAAACAGACCGGCAGACAGCCGGTACATCACATCAGCCGGAAGCACTACCTTTACGGCAGCTTCAGCACCATCACCAGCAGGAACTCCAGGGCCACCATGATGGCAATGCCGGTCAGGTGCAGCACCTGGAAGGCGGGCGGCA includes the following:
- a CDS encoding DUF3341 domain-containing protein — protein: MKANDTKLYGILAEFRNPKELTDAAEAVERSGYRDYDTYAPFPIHGMEKAMALKNSPLGWIVLVGGLTGMIGALALMIWVMGYEYPMNISGKPYINFPIYVPITFELTVLFSAFAATFGMLAMNGLPRLHNPLFNVERFKKASDDGFFICIEATDDLFAEEKVSKLFSDQGATHIETVYESE
- a CDS encoding c-type cytochrome; translation: MNRSKLVLLAALALPLVLASCRGQISEKEPIHPNMNMDQQNRFEAQESNPFFEDNRSMRMPVEGTVARGNLRADKAYYQGINPDSSFVEEMPVELSRELLNRGQRQYNVYCSVCHGVTGAGNGIIMEGQYGFVPAPTFHMDRIRDLPDGHLYSVIANGIRTMPGYGHQVKVEDRWAIVAYLRALQRSQNVSEEEMQQYEVDLAALQQEYAARMQAEQEREAAASAGEEISAERGQQLFTQNGCQGCHSIDGSDGVGPTHQNLFGRTETMEDGSTVTVDSAYVHDSIVNPSEQIVEGYQPVMVPYDYLSEAEIASIIAYLRTLSDNQ
- a CDS encoding SCO family protein; the protein is MKYVGHVLLVAVLFLHPEYVFGQLNQQQPRELQNVGIEERLGEKIPLDLRFADAEGDSVTLGQLMQQGKPVLLNPVYYECPQLCTLVIEAVLRGVEEVTWNPGDDYTIVTFSIDPGEGPELAARERQRILEKLGRRGAGEGWHFLTGKEPAVRALTEAIGYKYEKLERNAEYAHGAGVMFASPQGVLTRYLYGISFTGFNFRNALYEAADGNIGSTVEQALLYCYSYDPSSQSYVPVAWRIMKLGALVVLLFLGIFLAFMWLREGKNKSRRDWSLSGITRIDGDEENPIIETKIIETNASD
- the coxB gene encoding cytochrome c oxidase subunit II, producing MQAISDFFLPPAKSTLASQMDAVFWYVHISSLIFTIGVLAAIGWFIWKYRRRSDNDVTPVITHNSALEVTWSVIPLVLCLICFGWGFKAFQDFRTVPDDAYEVNVTGQKWTWQFSYANGASTVGELHVPADRPVKLVMTSRDVIHSFYVPDYRIKQDVVPNRYTELWFEAKEPGESVVFCTEYCGTDHSNMMAQVIVHSPEEFENWLASNAGGASQPDDLSQAEWGEQISQQYACMTCHVPDGSGQAPSWDGLFGSTETLSDGSTVEVDENYIRESILEPNAKVVEGYNEGLMNTYQGTLNEDQITAIIEYMKTLNN
- a CDS encoding cbb3-type cytochrome c oxidase subunit I, which produces MIFLFLVPAVPAILGNFILPIHVGAKDVAFPRINLASFYVYCGGALLMLTAIISGGVDTGWTFYTPYSSTTEGAVTWMTFGVFVIGFSSIMTGLNFIVTIHKMRAPGITWDKLSLFCWSLYATSIIQILATPVLAITLLLLAMERVLGIGIFDPALGGDPVLYQHFFWFYSHPAVYIMIVPGFGVVSEIISTFSKKTIFGYWAIALSSLAIAFISFLVWGHHMFVSGQADLASIVFSFLTFLVGIPTGIKMFNWLATMYKGSISLQTPLLYILGFFFLFTVGGLTGIALATLSIDVHLHDTYYVVAHFHFVMVGGMVMAFLGGLHYWWPKMFGVMYNQTLAKIACGLIFLGFNVTFLPQFVMGSLGMPRRYFTYIDQFQPFHQVSTIGSFILGIGFMLVFYYMLKTVFFGGEKVGPNPWGSRATEWQIASPAPAHNFEYTPVMIHGPYDYHKPMAEFQLGLAGGNGHDPAHGAKIEAGPDTKVEAEE
- a CDS encoding cytochrome c oxidase subunit 3, yielding MRASLIPKANIFFSLYYLMTGLHGIHVLVGIGLMTWLLVRTLKGHFNADYYTPVEITGLYWHLVDIIWIFLFPLYYLID
- a CDS encoding cytochrome C oxidase subunit IV family protein is translated as MSGHHISTDKILLGVAGALFFLTIVTVGVHYLALPHPWSILVAMAVAVAKAALVVLFFMNLYWDERFNSMVFVTALLFLALLVILSMLDVFFRAPVQPGF
- a CDS encoding 6-bladed beta-propeller, producing MSVVRYNIFLLLVATLLLSACGERPQEQDAVDPGTPMTLHENLVISSGDEGGSAPFLTFVNDLAVDRQGAIYVYVGTDGINEIYKFDREGTYIQTLGGEGRGPGEHQNITAMYVDSNNRLITADFDNARLTMFDQTGDVLRSEPAPGINRIVQIRELPDGRFVLIGWNEESQSMAHVVSRNFSRLEESVGEAERVIPWFEDEMEKRFLTNQAGKAVVTGERAFVFIPSTYAGKLHLYTDEGEGYQWARAVEGYQTIDPPLQFGSSDDPPPRIDAMLMMRGGRSAIIMQHSVTFGMYPLRDGTYLHISYRFPEGEGDAGSSEGENSGTDGGREQKGAQLVIEHFSDSLELLRYTVTDTLDLGITQRKRPLWVDRSGQLYLADNSDDSGSVVRRFQIVGLGLD
- a CDS encoding AbrB/MazE/SpoVT family DNA-binding domain-containing protein, giving the protein MKTKLIRIGNSQGVRIPKPLIEESGLSGEIEMILRDDEIILRPAEEIRKNWDEAFEDMARENDDRLLDREDTEKPGKWDEEEWTW
- a CDS encoding type II toxin-antitoxin system PemK/MazF family toxin → MVASQTVRRFEVYLISLGPTKGSEIRKTRPCLIISPDEMNRHIRTVIIAPMTSTIKTYPSRITTTFQGKKGQIVLDQIRTVDKSRLVKKLGTISSAAEDKVLSLLQEMFAS